A window of the Sporosarcina sp. FSL K6-2383 genome harbors these coding sequences:
- a CDS encoding XF1762 family protein, with protein MAYVAVNLITGKTIAEGETVPSITRQLTDEQASGETYIGKRIELVPTVKNPDFFWIFMKESTTEYMAFPETQMTEELRWQLEGQGYDLIADSVLKGTVDTYMKEMYPCSEKLYYKVKPISFKSAKEFVTKHHRHHKAPQGHKYSIALTDGDSVIGVAIAGRPVSRHLDDGITIEVTRCCVLPGFKNAVSKLYAAIVNAAKAMGYSKVITYTLCEENGVSMKGAGFKREARSPGGTWDSHSRPRIDKHPTVPKYRWSKVLN; from the coding sequence ATGGCATATGTAGCTGTCAATTTAATAACCGGGAAGACGATAGCAGAAGGTGAAACGGTCCCTAGTATTACTCGTCAATTAACTGATGAACAAGCAAGTGGTGAAACGTATATTGGGAAAAGAATTGAATTAGTTCCTACTGTCAAAAATCCAGACTTTTTTTGGATATTTATGAAAGAAAGTACAACTGAATATATGGCCTTTCCCGAAACTCAAATGACAGAAGAACTGAGATGGCAATTAGAAGGACAAGGCTATGATTTAATTGCCGATAGCGTGTTAAAAGGCACTGTGGACACTTATATGAAAGAAATGTATCCATGTTCTGAAAAGCTATATTACAAAGTAAAGCCTATTTCATTCAAATCGGCCAAAGAGTTTGTTACTAAACATCATAGACATCATAAAGCGCCACAAGGACATAAATATTCAATAGCTTTAACAGATGGTGATTCAGTCATAGGAGTAGCAATAGCAGGTCGTCCTGTAAGTCGTCATCTCGACGATGGTATTACGATAGAGGTCACTAGATGCTGTGTGCTACCTGGATTTAAAAATGCTGTTTCAAAGCTATACGCTGCAATCGTTAATGCAGCTAAAGCAATGGGTTACAGTAAAGTAATCACATATACATTGTGCGAAGAAAACGGCGTCTCAATGAAAGGTGCAGGCTTTAAACGTGAAGCAAGATCTCCAGGAGGTACATGGGATAGTCATAGTCGCCCTAGAATCGATAAGCACCCAACTGTACCTAAATATAGATGGTCCAAGGTATTAAATTAA
- a CDS encoding Holliday junction resolvase RecU has translation MRKTYSRSHANRGAVLERLIDMTNQQYRNKGVADIRKIPTPVQITKHNGRTVTGYTTKGEWVDYVGVRDGKTIVFDAKETSNRTSFPLDNISEHQYEILNSWHEKGAQSFLLVSFTKLDEVYLLPAKLLQLYWEDARNGGRKSIPYVVFVTECDLIKSDKGYVLHYLKSV, from the coding sequence ATGAGGAAAACTTACAGCCGATCACACGCTAACCGTGGGGCGGTTCTTGAAAGATTAATAGACATGACGAATCAGCAGTATCGCAATAAGGGGGTTGCGGACATTCGCAAAATCCCGACGCCGGTGCAGATTACCAAACACAATGGTCGGACAGTCACGGGATACACGACAAAAGGTGAATGGGTTGATTATGTAGGTGTTCGCGACGGAAAAACAATCGTATTCGATGCCAAGGAAACGTCCAATAGAACAAGTTTCCCATTAGATAATATTTCAGAGCATCAGTATGAAATATTGAATTCGTGGCATGAGAAAGGTGCACAATCGTTCCTACTCGTTTCTTTTACTAAATTGGATGAAGTATACCTGTTGCCTGCAAAGCTCCTACAACTCTACTGGGAGGATGCTAGAAATGGCGGCAGGAAGTCAATTCCTTATGTTGTTTTTGTTACAGAGTGCGACTTAATCAAATCGGACAAGGGATACGTTCTGCATTATCTTAAATCAGTTTAA
- a CDS encoding DUF6011 domain-containing protein, whose translation MNACNRCGRELKTQQSIKNGFGPVCQKKHEEAEAEFLKKQVTIDEEIAYQEKVAR comes from the coding sequence ATGAACGCATGTAATCGTTGTGGACGAGAACTCAAAACGCAGCAATCGATTAAGAATGGATTCGGTCCAGTATGCCAAAAGAAACACGAAGAGGCCGAAGCGGAATTTCTGAAAAAGCAAGTGACAATTGACGAGGAAATCGCTTATCAGGAGAAGGTGGCGAGATGA
- a CDS encoding dUTP diphosphatase → MNLGKLFEMQETFDARVIARKRLEGRNLLPEKFLALRTELGEFANEMPQTFKFWSNKKNDNEKALVEYVDCLHFILSIGLELQVSIKDLEVATKEFGCVARTDVQTINNVFTHVNDLELNVIHNRYTAACEEYTDLFLRFLLLGTHFDFSWEQVEESYYEKNAINHVRQAEGY, encoded by the coding sequence ATGAACTTAGGGAAATTGTTTGAAATGCAGGAGACGTTCGATGCTCGAGTTATCGCTAGAAAGCGACTCGAGGGGCGTAATCTGTTGCCGGAAAAGTTTTTGGCTTTGCGTACCGAATTAGGAGAGTTTGCAAATGAGATGCCTCAAACGTTTAAATTCTGGTCCAACAAGAAAAATGATAATGAAAAAGCGCTGGTTGAATATGTCGATTGTCTGCATTTCATCTTGTCAATTGGCTTGGAATTACAAGTAAGCATCAAAGATTTAGAAGTGGCAACTAAGGAATTCGGATGCGTCGCCAGGACGGATGTGCAAACGATTAACAACGTATTTACGCATGTAAATGATCTTGAATTAAACGTAATTCACAACAGATATACGGCGGCATGCGAAGAGTACACGGATTTGTTCTTACGTTTCCTTCTACTCGGAACCCACTTCGACTTTTCTTGGGAGCAAGTTGAAGAAAGTTATTATGAGAAAAATGCAATCAACCACGTCAGACAAGCGGAGGGATACTGA
- the ssb gene encoding single-stranded DNA-binding protein, producing the protein MINRVVLVGRITKDLELKYSQSGVAVCRFNLAVNRTFKNANGEQEADFPSILTFRKTAENVANHLHKGSLVGIDGRIQTGSYEKDGVRVYTTEILADSVQFLEPRNSNTGNTPTNQSNGGQQYGNTNTPNYQQGGQNRQETTQNDPFDTPPSYGDDSLPF; encoded by the coding sequence ATGATTAACCGTGTCGTTTTAGTTGGCAGAATCACCAAGGACTTAGAACTCAAATATTCGCAATCTGGCGTTGCGGTTTGCCGTTTCAATCTAGCGGTCAATCGAACTTTCAAAAATGCGAATGGAGAGCAAGAAGCCGACTTCCCTAGCATTCTAACGTTTCGCAAGACGGCGGAAAACGTAGCAAATCATCTTCATAAAGGTTCATTGGTTGGAATCGACGGGAGAATTCAAACAGGAAGTTATGAAAAAGATGGTGTTCGGGTTTATACCACGGAAATTCTAGCAGACTCGGTCCAATTTCTCGAACCGAGAAATAGTAATACAGGGAATACGCCTACCAATCAATCTAACGGCGGTCAACAGTACGGGAATACGAATACACCAAACTATCAGCAGGGCGGTCAGAATCGACAGGAAACAACGCAGAATGACCCATTTGATACACCACCAAGCTACGGGGACGATTCATTACCGTTTTAA